The Chiloscyllium plagiosum isolate BGI_BamShark_2017 unplaced genomic scaffold, ASM401019v2 scaf_12421, whole genome shotgun sequence DNA segment GCTTTGTTGCAAACACGTGAATGGTTACTCTCTTGTGTGAATTCTCCAATGAAGCAGGAGATTTGATGAccttgagaatgatttgtcacatacCTCGCATGTGAATGGTTtttcccctgtgtgaatgcgttggtggaGGCGAAGGGTCGATGACGTTGAGAATGATTTGCCACACACATCGCACCTATATGGCTTCTCCCCCGTGTGAATACGTTGGTGTACACGGAGGTTTGATGACTCTGAGAACGATTTGTCACACACTTTGCATgagaatggtttctcccctgtgtgaatgcggTGGTGCACAAGGAGGAGTGAAGACGTTGAGAATAATTTATCACACACTTCGCACTTGAATGGCTTTTTCCCTGTGTGCAGCCTCTGATGGACTAGGAGGTTCGATGACCTTGAGAAAGTCCTGTCACACACCTTgcacttgaatggtttctccccagtgtggacacgtTGATGGACAAGGAGCTGTGATAGTGTGGAGAACAATTTGTCACACACTTCACAGGTGAATGGTTTCTCGCCCGTGTGAATGCGTTGATGTCCACGGAGGTTTGATGAGTCTGAGAATGACTTGTTACACACCTTGCAcatgaatggcttctccccagtgtgagtgCGTTGGTGTCTGCAAAGACTTGATGAGTCTGAGAATGACTTCTGACACACCTCACACGTGAacagtttctcccctgtgtgaatgcgttggtgtccATGGAGGTGTGATGATGTTGAAAATGATctgtcacacacctcacatgtGAATGGCTTCTCTCCTGTATGAATGCGTTGGTGTTTGCGGAGGTTTGATAAGTCtaagaatgatttgtcacacaccatacatgtgaatggtttctctcctgtgtgaatcCGTTGGTGTACCCGTAGGTTTGATAAGATCGAGAATGATTTATCACATACCttgcatgtgaatggtttctGCCCTGTGTGCAttctctggtgcctcagcagttGGGAAGAAGAGGTGAAAGCTTTCTCACAAACCTCACACCTGtagggtttctcccctgtgtgaatcatCTGGTGTGCCAGGAGCCTTGTAGAAGTCACAAAAGATTTAGCACAAATTGcacacttgaatggtttctctTCCATGGAACTGTCTTTAGCAATGGTTCTAACAGATGCACACTTGCTTGTAGTGAGATATTACGGGCCTGTGGAGCCCACTTCACACAAGAACAGTCTCTTGCCTGTAGGAATGAGTCagatccagggaacaggagaatcgacgtttcgggcataagcccttcttcaggaagggcttatgcccgaaacgtcgattctcctgttccctggatgctgcctgacctaatttGATTCAGTATATGGCAGTTGAATAACACTATCTTATTGAATAACACAAATCTCCAAACCATGTTtgcttacttttttttaatgactgaCATTTTCTTGTTTATATTTAAGCTAGTCTGAGTGTTTTGAATTGGAAACTGACATTTTCCACGTGATGTATAGTTACTGATGGAGCACTTCTATAAAAtctactttttaaatatttgtagtGAATACGTACAATTTTCTGATTAGACTCCTGCCGAAGTCAGTTTCATTGgcttttattttggaaaacaaTAAAATGACGTTAGGACAAAACAGTTTCTGCAAACTGAAGCAAATCAGATTGTCTTTATTCTCTTGGAAAGCTGTGGTGAAAACTCTGATCGGTAAACATGGTGAATCTCTTATGACCTGAGGCATGCAAGTGTGACAAAcaacagctcagctcagctcagatcTTAGCCGCAGAAGTGTGACACTGAATACCACAAGCTTTGGAAGGTACTGAGTAATTGTTGGGTCTGTGAGCTTGGCTTCTTCAGAAATGCAAAGTGGAGCATCCATTGACAAACTCTTGTCATGCTACTGCAATGTAAGATGAGAATGGACATTGGACATGTTCCTTTTACACAGCACTTGCTGCCATAAGGAAAGTTTAAACACTCAGTGTGAACGCGTAATTGAATGAAAGAACGAATGAATGAGGATGGTCAGTTGGTCAACAGCAGTAGGGTGGCTGGGTCCGGAAGAGGTTAGCTGGGAGGGGTAGTCGGTCGTGGTCAGGGTCaacaagaagaaagtgaggactgcagatgctggaggtcaggaggtccagtggcactggaaaagcacagccggtctgacagcattcgaggaggaggaggaggaggagagtcgatgttttgagcataagcccttcattaggaacatTTCTGATGAGGAGCTTATTCTGGAACccttgactgtcctgctcctcagaagctgcctgaccagctatgcttttccagtgccacacttttgggGTCAGGCAGATAGTCAAGTGGTCAGGGCAGTCAGCCAGAATAATTGAGATGTCAGCCCTGTCCTTTCTCATGAGTTAGACCAGGTTTTTGGCTGTCCAACATttagtggcaaatgggacttgtttagttttggaaatgtaattggcatgaacaagttggaccaaagggactggtTTATTCAATATCTTTCTATGATCTTATCTACTGGGCTGCtttactgagtcatagagatatacagcacggaaacagacccttcggtccaactcatctaggttgactagatatcctaaattaatgtagtcccttttgccagaacttggcccatatcccttaaactttcctattcatgaacccatccttttaaatgtgattgtaccagcctccaatacttcctctggcagctcattccatacactgcgtgagaaagttgccccttaggtctcttttttaaatctttcccctctcaccgtaaacctagtCCCcgtagttctggactaccccaaccctgggaaaagaccttgtttgtttaccctatccatgcccctcatgatttttaaaatctctataaggtcacccctcagcctgcaatggTCCAgcgaaaacagtcccagcctattcagctctccttatagctcaaaccctccaaccctggcaacatccttgtcaatcttttctgcaccctttcaagtttcacaacatccctcttaTAAGAgggacaccagaactgcacacaatattccaaaagtggcccaaccaatgtcctgtactgctgcaacatgaactcccaactcctctacttaatgttctgaccaataactgaaatcataccaaacgccgccttcactatccaatctacctgcactccaaggtctctttgttcaggaacactccccaggaccttaccattaagtgtataactcctgccctgatttgcttttccaaaatgcagcacctcacgtttatcttaattaaactccatctgcaactccttggcccattgatccatctgatcaaaatcctgttgtactctgaggtaacttcctttgctgttcactatatctgcaattttggtgtcatctgcaaacttacttacttttatctcctatgttcacatccaaatcatctatataaatgatgaaaaatagtggacccagcaccgattcttgtggcacagcactggtcacaggcctccagtcttaaaagcaaccctccactactaccCTTGTGTTCcaccttcgagccaattctgtatccaaatggctcaagTGATTAACTTGTGTCCCTATCATAGAAAAATAAACACTTTTTTTAGTCAGTATGTAATAACTTTTAAAGAACCCAAAACTGAGGAATAATCCAGGGTCTGAATTTCCTGTTTGGCATTTTCTCATGTTTTAAGTATTTTGAATGTTGTTTGCTcatttggggaggtgatggccgagtTGGGTATTATCGctggtcatgttctggggaccgggGCTTGAATCCTGCTTTGGCAGATGGGGGAGTTTgaattccaggtatttattgaattcagagtctattgatgaccatgaaatcattgttgattgtcgtgGAAAAAACCCCGCCTGGTTCACTATTGTCGTTTaaggaagggaactgccatccttatctggtctggcctacatgtgactccagacccgtagcaatgtggttgacatttgactgccctctgggcaattacagataGTTAATAAATGCTATCCTGGCCAGTGACACTgatattatttttattcattcgtcCGTCCGTCCGTtcgttcattcattcacaggatattaCACATGAACTGTTACTGCACAATAAAACGTATTGGAGTTATCCAAAATGTATATTTTTAGAAATTTCTGTCCTCCTTCTGAGTAACAGaagtaaaataaaactgcagttcCTTTTTCATTTGATTTGTAGCAGGAAACTTTCAAACACTTTTTCAAACTCTAAATTGCCTGTTTGAACATACTTGTGCTTGATTACAGCAATTGGTTCATTATGTTGAGTATTAATTAGTTCATTGTCTTAAAGAGGCAGGGAATTTAGATGTTATTGCACTTTAGCAGCAGAATAATAAAAACAGACAATGCAATAAGAGTGGTTATAA contains these protein-coding regions:
- the LOC122547433 gene encoding zinc finger protein 271-like → MEEKPFKCAICAKSFVTSTRLLAHQMIHTGEKPYRCEVCEKAFTSSSQLLRHQRMHTGQKPFTCKVCDKSFSILSNLRVHQRIHTGEKPFTCMVCDKSFLDLSNLRKHQRIHTGEKPFTCEVCDRSFSTSSHLHGHQRIHTGEKLFTCEVCQKSFSDSSSLCRHQRTHTGEKPFMCKVCNKSFSDSSNLRGHQRIHTGEKPFTCEVCDKLFSTLSQLLVHQRVHTGEKPFKCKVCDRTFSRSSNLLVHQRLHTGKKPFKCEVCDKLFSTSSLLLVHHRIHTGEKPFSCKVCDKSFSESSNLRVHQRIHTGEKPYRCDVCGKSFSTSSTLRLHQRIHTGEKPFTCEVCDKSFSRSSNLLLHWRIHTRE